The following are from one region of the Parcubacteria group bacterium genome:
- a CDS encoding Bro-N domain-containing protein, translating into MSYTQTKIALFKGKQIRKTLYNNEWWFVVNDVIESLTDSNDPAQYFKRLKQRDDELAKLTDQGGVQFVPPLMLEMGTGGGRQKMYCWNTEGIFRLIQSIPSPKAEPFKRWLAKVGYERLQEIENPELATKRTRMLYKLKGYSDDWIEKRMRGIAIREELTDEWQKRGAQEQKDYEILTAEISKAAFGITPSQYKKLKGLKRQNLRDHMDDFELIFNMLGERATTEIHRTEDSQGMPKLKADAKAGGDIAGGARKKLEKRLGRSVVSRKNFLKNPEKKILRKRIRQAQAL; encoded by the coding sequence ATGTCATACACGCAAACCAAAATCGCCTTATTCAAAGGCAAGCAGATCAGGAAAACACTTTATAACAACGAGTGGTGGTTTGTGGTTAATGATGTTATTGAGTCACTGACAGATTCTAATGATCCGGCTCAATATTTTAAAAGATTAAAGCAGAGAGATGATGAGTTGGCAAAACTTACTGACCAAGGGGGGGTACAATTTGTACCACCCCTTATGCTGGAAATGGGAACTGGCGGAGGAAGGCAAAAAATGTATTGCTGGAATACGGAGGGTATATTTCGGCTCATTCAGTCTATTCCCTCTCCCAAAGCCGAACCGTTTAAGCGCTGGCTGGCCAAGGTCGGCTATGAGCGTTTGCAAGAGATAGAAAATCCGGAACTGGCCACTAAACGGACAAGGATGCTTTACAAACTCAAGGGCTACAGCGATGATTGGATTGAAAAGCGGATGCGGGGCATTGCCATCCGCGAGGAGTTGACGGATGAATGGCAGAAGCGGGGCGCGCAGGAGCAGAAGGATTACGAAATTTTAACCGCCGAGATTTCCAAAGCCGCGTTTGGCATCACGCCGAGCCAGTACAAAAAGCTCAAGGGCCTCAAACGGCAGAATCTGCGCGACCATATGGATGATTTTGAATTGATTTTTAATATGCTGGGCGAGCGTGCCACTACCGAAATCCACCGCACCGAGGATTCGCAAGGCATGCCAAAACTTAAAGCCGACGCCAAAGCTGGCGGGGATATTGCCGGCGGAGCCAGAAAAAAGCTGGAAAAGAGGCTGGGGCGATCGGTTGTATCCAGAAAGAATTTTTTGAAAAATCCGGAGAAAAAAATATTAAGAAAGAGGATACGTCAGGCGCAAGCCCTGTAG
- the rsmA gene encoding ribosomal RNA small subunit methyltransferase A — MPNPQTLAEKLGVRPSPDSGQHFLVDEKVLERIIIAAAPKKNENILEIGPGFGVLTRALAGRGANVVAVEFDRKLAHYLSNEFGASKPVRVIQGDILSFSNQEIAAWFNKEPYRVVSNIPYHITGRIIKKFVSSELPKPAGLVLLVQKEVAERVCAAPGDLSLLGLSVQLYAKPSIAFNVPREAFWPEPRVDSALLVIDDVSAIPNHPLIPSLIKEGKVIDEKRFWQISHIGFASPRKQLRNNLAAGLSLPQDAIKKALKQSKLPETARAQELSIPDWIRLVGALGKT; from the coding sequence ATGCCGAACCCGCAGACACTGGCAGAGAAGCTGGGCGTGCGGCCTTCCCCTGATTCGGGCCAGCATTTTTTGGTTGATGAGAAAGTTCTTGAACGCATCATTATAGCCGCTGCACCCAAAAAAAATGAGAACATTCTTGAAATCGGGCCCGGATTCGGGGTGTTAACGCGCGCGCTGGCCGGTCGCGGGGCGAATGTTGTTGCGGTTGAATTTGATAGAAAGCTCGCACACTACCTCTCAAACGAGTTTGGCGCATCAAAGCCAGTGCGCGTTATCCAGGGCGACATACTCTCATTCTCAAACCAAGAAATTGCGGCGTGGTTTAACAAGGAGCCGTACCGCGTTGTTTCAAACATTCCGTACCACATTACCGGCCGCATCATCAAGAAGTTCGTGTCATCTGAATTGCCGAAGCCCGCGGGCTTGGTGCTTTTGGTGCAGAAAGAAGTTGCGGAACGCGTATGCGCCGCGCCCGGGGATTTAAGCTTGCTCGGATTATCGGTTCAGCTGTACGCCAAGCCCTCTATCGCGTTTAATGTCCCGCGGGAAGCGTTTTGGCCCGAGCCCCGGGTTGATTCCGCGCTTTTGGTGATAGACGATGTCAGCGCAATACCGAACCACCCCTTAATCCCCTCCTTAATAAAGGAGGGGAAGGTAATTGATGAGAAGCGATTCTGGCAGATTAGCCACATTGGTTTTGCAAGTCCGCGGAAACAACTGCGCAACAACCTGGCCGCAGGCTTATCACTGCCGCAAGACGCCATTAAGAAGGCGCTCAAGCAATCAAAACTGCCCGAAACCGCACGAGCCCAGGAGCTCTCAATTCCGGATTGGATTCGCCTTGTGGGGGCTCTAGGAAAAACATAG